The following proteins are encoded in a genomic region of Tenacibaculum sp. 190524A05c:
- the lysS gene encoding lysine--tRNA ligase, which produces MQLSEQEIVRREKLAKLRELGINPYPANLYPLDSNSKQIKEKFEEGKKVIIAGRLMSRRIQGKASFAELQDSEGRIQVYFNRDEICTGEDKTLYNEVYKKLLDIGDFVGIEGELFKTQVGESTVMVKNFTLLSKSLKPLPLPKVDAEGNTYDGFTDPEMRYRQRYADLAVNPHVKEVFVKRTKLFNAMRQFFNDAGYFEVETPILQPIPGGAAARPFITHHNSLDIPLYMRIANELYLKRLIVGGFDGVYEFSKNFRNEGMDRTHNPEFTAMEIYVAYKDYNWMMEFTEKLLEHCAIAVNGTTKATFGEHEVDFKAPYARVTMADSIKHFTGFDINGKSEEELFEAAKGMGIEVDKTMGKGKLIDEIFGEKCEGNYIQPTFITDYPKEMSPLCKEHRDNPELTERFELMVCGKEIANAYSELNDPIDQRERFEAQLKLADRGDDEAMFIDQDFLRALEYGMPPTSGLGIGMDRLIMYLTNNPSIQEVLFFPQMKPERKAPSVELNDDEKAVLALLEKAEKLELSELKSQSGLSNKKWDKTIKGLTKNNLAKVSKTDDGLFVEIV; this is translated from the coding sequence ATGCAATTATCAGAACAAGAAATTGTACGTAGAGAAAAGCTTGCGAAATTACGTGAGCTTGGAATCAATCCTTATCCAGCAAATTTATATCCGTTAGATTCGAACTCGAAACAGATTAAGGAAAAATTTGAAGAGGGAAAAAAGGTGATTATTGCAGGACGTTTAATGTCGAGACGTATACAAGGTAAAGCCTCTTTCGCTGAGCTACAAGACAGCGAAGGAAGAATTCAGGTATACTTTAATCGTGATGAAATTTGTACAGGAGAAGACAAAACTCTTTACAATGAAGTGTATAAGAAATTATTAGACATTGGAGATTTTGTAGGAATTGAAGGTGAACTTTTTAAAACACAAGTAGGAGAATCAACTGTAATGGTTAAGAATTTTACTTTATTAAGTAAATCTTTAAAACCTCTTCCATTACCTAAGGTTGACGCCGAAGGAAATACTTATGATGGATTTACAGATCCTGAAATGCGTTACAGACAACGTTATGCAGATTTAGCGGTAAATCCACATGTAAAAGAAGTTTTCGTTAAGAGAACAAAGTTATTTAACGCAATGCGTCAGTTTTTTAATGATGCAGGATATTTTGAAGTAGAAACTCCAATTTTACAACCTATTCCAGGTGGAGCGGCAGCAAGACCATTTATCACACACCATAACTCTTTAGATATTCCATTATATATGAGAATTGCTAATGAGCTTTATTTGAAAAGATTAATCGTTGGTGGTTTTGATGGTGTTTATGAATTCTCTAAAAACTTCCGTAACGAAGGAATGGACAGAACTCATAATCCGGAATTTACAGCAATGGAAATTTACGTTGCTTATAAAGATTACAACTGGATGATGGAGTTCACAGAAAAGTTATTAGAGCATTGTGCTATTGCTGTAAACGGAACTACAAAAGCTACATTTGGTGAACACGAAGTAGATTTTAAAGCTCCTTACGCTAGAGTTACCATGGCAGATTCTATTAAGCATTTTACTGGTTTCGATATCAACGGTAAATCTGAAGAAGAATTATTCGAAGCTGCCAAAGGTATGGGAATAGAAGTTGATAAAACTATGGGAAAAGGAAAGTTAATTGATGAGATTTTCGGAGAGAAATGTGAAGGAAATTATATTCAACCAACTTTTATTACAGATTACCCAAAGGAAATGTCTCCATTATGTAAAGAACATAGAGACAACCCAGAATTAACAGAGCGTTTTGAATTAATGGTTTGTGGAAAAGAAATTGCAAATGCATATTCTGAATTAAACGACCCTATTGATCAGCGTGAAAGATTTGAAGCTCAGTTAAAATTAGCTGATCGTGGAGATGACGAAGCAATGTTTATCGATCAAGACTTTTTACGTGCGTTAGAATATGGAATGCCTCCTACTTCTGGGTTAGGAATTGGAATGGATCGTTTAATCATGTATTTAACTAACAATCCTTCTATTCAAGAAGTTTTATTCTTCCCACAAATGAAGCCTGAACGTAAAGCTCCTTCTGTGGAATTAAATGATGATGAAAAAGCGGTATTGGCTTTACTAGAGAAAGCAGAAAAATTAGAATTAAGTGAATTAAAATCACAGTCTGGTTTAAGCAATAAGAAATGGGATAAAACAATTAAAGGATTAACTAAAAATAATCTAGCAAAAGTTTCTAAAACTGATGACGGTTTATTTGTTGAGATCGTATAA
- a CDS encoding energy transducer TonB has protein sequence MKTKFIIPIALIALSFGAHAQQAETCETPTNEPVLDLNSITKCTVEKDDKKNTKKVSFEVSTRKRVKRKRNMATNAVSSGYQQTVSEVKKKTNFITDLSLKEDSKNGIISFHEVDQIPLFDKCEDTPFLNQEQCFRKQMSHHIQVHFNYPKKAYKKGVQGRVMVNFVINKEGNAVINNILYPYQGELLKAEVERIIRKLPKFIPGKHLGKPMNVQYTQQIKFKIPGVKRTNIRPKKVNEIDKDKYYTFEELKNVPQFEECAKNGDSSSDCFIGELQKHVQDNFAYPIDAINADIEGIVNISFIISNKGRIVNIRTKGPDNARILEVAAEQLIKKLPKFKPATKDDIPVHTKYQFPISFKLN, from the coding sequence TTGAAAACTAAATTTATAATCCCTATCGCATTAATTGCATTGTCTTTTGGTGCACATGCTCAACAAGCAGAAACCTGTGAAACTCCAACTAACGAACCTGTTCTTGATTTAAACAGCATTACAAAATGTACTGTTGAAAAAGATGATAAAAAGAATACTAAAAAGGTTTCTTTTGAAGTATCTACAAGAAAACGAGTAAAGAGAAAAAGAAATATGGCAACAAATGCCGTTTCGAGTGGATATCAACAAACCGTTTCTGAAGTAAAGAAAAAGACCAACTTTATTACCGACTTATCTTTAAAAGAGGATAGCAAAAATGGAATTATCTCTTTTCATGAAGTAGATCAAATCCCTTTATTTGATAAGTGTGAAGATACTCCGTTTTTAAACCAAGAACAGTGTTTTAGAAAACAAATGTCTCATCACATTCAAGTTCACTTTAATTATCCTAAAAAAGCCTACAAAAAAGGAGTACAAGGTAGAGTTATGGTCAACTTTGTTATTAACAAGGAAGGAAATGCCGTAATTAACAATATTCTTTATCCGTATCAAGGAGAATTATTAAAAGCAGAAGTTGAACGTATTATTAGAAAATTACCAAAGTTTATTCCAGGAAAACATCTTGGAAAACCTATGAACGTTCAATATACACAACAGATTAAATTTAAAATCCCAGGTGTTAAAAGAACTAATATCAGACCGAAGAAAGTTAATGAAATTGATAAGGACAAATACTACACCTTTGAAGAATTAAAAAACGTTCCTCAATTTGAAGAATGTGCTAAGAATGGAGATAGTAGCTCCGACTGTTTTATTGGTGAATTACAGAAACACGTTCAAGATAATTTCGCTTATCCAATAGACGCAATTAATGCAGATATAGAAGGAATCGTAAATATTAGCTTTATCATAAGTAACAAAGGAAGGATTGTAAACATCAGAACTAAAGGTCCAGACAATGCTAGAATTTTAGAAGTTGCTGCAGAGCAATTAATTAAAAAGCTTCCGAAATTCAAACCTGCGACGAAAGATGACATTCCTGTTCATACAAAATATCAATTCCCAATTAGTTTCAAGTTAAACTAG
- a CDS encoding polysaccharide lyase family 7 protein: MKNRCIKSISFFHFFVVINLILNVSCSKELENLEDVTPEQEINFVISQRVLHANEISVTANGDDGNKPINTLDGDLNTRWSSKGRTGKYITYDLGETRKVDEIKIAWFKGNERVSYFQVAIGNSTSSFQTVLNRKTTGSSGSTVNLEKYELPDTEGRYVRIRGFGNSSNDWNSITEVQIITTEQVPPPSGNVVAVPAKIEAENYTNQQGTRTENTSDTGGGINVGYIDAGDYLEYEIDVPETKDYNFEFRVASLNKTIRFDVLSNGNTLSSISKEPTFGWQNWITTKKTIRLNQGRQTLKLLATDGGWNINWLEVKEAISNPNPGNSGTPAGVLGGLVNWKLNGYSGNFNLGASNNGLTYVDKTPNLQSFSNPNWFYTDGTWTFFKAYTGNPTSSGSGNPRSELRELTANGNDNIYWDGTTSKEHRMIWKVRVDHLPQSGKVCFGQIHDKTDTFDDVIRVQCQGDPYQSSGDIKLRINGYVTEVLEGGGKTVGTITLGEELYYELTYQNSIVKLYELNASGNRVKTIYTSKAAPAKENYFKAGCYLQSVKGKKATGSNDFGLVGIKELKVFH, encoded by the coding sequence ATGAAAAACAGATGTATTAAGTCGATTTCATTTTTTCATTTCTTTGTCGTTATCAACTTAATTTTAAATGTGTCATGCTCTAAAGAGTTAGAAAATTTAGAGGATGTTACCCCTGAACAAGAAATTAATTTTGTGATATCACAAAGAGTGTTACATGCTAATGAAATTAGCGTTACGGCCAACGGAGATGATGGGAATAAACCCATAAATACTTTAGACGGAGATTTAAACACCAGATGGTCTTCCAAAGGAAGAACAGGTAAGTATATCACTTACGACTTAGGTGAAACTAGAAAGGTTGATGAAATTAAAATTGCTTGGTTCAAAGGAAATGAACGTGTTTCTTATTTTCAAGTAGCAATTGGAAATTCAACTTCATCTTTTCAAACTGTATTGAATCGAAAAACTACGGGTTCATCAGGAAGTACTGTAAATCTTGAGAAATATGAACTTCCAGATACGGAAGGAAGGTATGTACGCATTAGAGGTTTTGGAAATAGCTCTAATGATTGGAATAGTATAACTGAAGTTCAAATCATAACTACTGAGCAAGTACCACCACCTTCAGGAAATGTAGTAGCTGTACCTGCAAAAATCGAAGCAGAAAATTATACAAATCAACAAGGAACAAGAACTGAGAATACTTCAGATACGGGAGGAGGAATTAACGTAGGATATATTGATGCTGGTGATTATTTAGAATACGAAATTGATGTTCCAGAAACTAAAGATTATAATTTCGAATTTAGAGTAGCTTCTTTAAATAAAACTATTCGTTTTGATGTTTTAAGTAACGGAAATACTTTAAGTAGTATTAGTAAAGAACCTACTTTTGGATGGCAAAATTGGATTACTACAAAAAAAACAATTCGATTAAATCAAGGAAGACAAACCTTAAAATTATTAGCAACTGACGGAGGTTGGAATATCAATTGGTTAGAAGTTAAAGAAGCAATTTCAAATCCAAATCCAGGAAATAGTGGAACACCTGCAGGAGTTTTGGGAGGATTAGTAAATTGGAAATTAAATGGATATTCAGGAAACTTCAATCTAGGAGCAAGTAATAATGGATTAACTTATGTAGATAAAACCCCTAATCTCCAATCTTTCAGTAATCCTAATTGGTTTTATACGGATGGAACTTGGACTTTCTTTAAGGCATATACAGGTAATCCAACTTCCAGTGGTTCAGGAAATCCACGCTCAGAATTAAGAGAGTTAACTGCTAATGGAAACGATAATATCTATTGGGATGGAACCACAAGTAAAGAACATCGAATGATTTGGAAAGTGAGAGTCGATCATTTACCACAATCAGGTAAAGTATGTTTCGGACAAATTCATGATAAAACAGATACGTTTGATGATGTTATTAGAGTACAATGTCAAGGAGATCCTTATCAAAGCTCAGGAGATATTAAATTGAGAATTAATGGTTATGTAACTGAAGTGTTAGAAGGTGGAGGAAAAACAGTTGGAACCATAACTTTAGGAGAAGAGTTGTATTATGAACTTACATACCAAAATAGCATTGTAAAATTATATGAATTGAACGCTAGTGGAAATAGAGTGAAAACAATTTATACTTCTAAGGCTGCACCAGCAAAAGAAAATTATTTTAAAGCAGGATGTTATCTGCAATCTGTAAAAGGGAAGAAAGCAACTGGATCAAATGATTTTGGTTTAGTTGGGATTAAAGAATTAAAAGTATTCCATTAA
- a CDS encoding ComEC/Rec2 family competence protein yields MKELRYLPLHILVCVIIGIFAQHYFIIWKFGFYKLYSLLSILLICLFIFHRLKRKWIFILISSFTYTLVGISSLYISNKNNYTTSFTNYIEPNSKLILELKEELKANSYNYRFIGSVISIDNQKTLGKVLINISKDSSHQNLGVGNRLYTISELIEIQPPKNPYDFNYKRYMSLKGIEYQLFLNTKTYRVIKTETHSLLATIAKLKKDIQLSLQPYFSHNVFGIINSLLLGERKVVSKKLLTDYSHAGAIHILAISGLHVGILVLLLNYLSYPLLFIKHGKSLRFILLILTLWLFAILTGLSASVVRATTMFSFIVLGKYLNQKQPIENALISSMLLLLLCKPTFLFDVGFQLSYIAVLSIVKLQPLLYTIYTPKYSIVDKIWQLTTVSITAQIGVLPLSLYYFHQFPSLFLLSNLIIVPCLGMILLFGILIVILALLKSLPQFLIYFYENIIHLMNSVVSWISSQENFILKEISISFPEVILYYLIIIFLFQFIRNKSVKTLLFPLSFIICIQTLYIVDKNRYNSKREFIIFHKNNESIIGNRTRNTLEVYHTKTHSEIMKVTSLVNYTLNENIDSSNVNSSKNIIEIKDKLVLVIDSLGIHPKAFPKNSIILLQYSPKLNLNRLIQTLQPQKIIADGSNYKSYIEQWKHTCKKRKTPFHSTKQNGAYIIRY; encoded by the coding sequence ATGAAGGAATTAAGGTATTTACCCTTACATATTCTTGTATGTGTAATAATAGGGATTTTTGCACAGCATTATTTTATCATTTGGAAGTTTGGATTTTATAAACTTTACTCTTTATTATCCATACTACTTATTTGTCTATTTATTTTTCACAGATTAAAAAGAAAATGGATTTTCATTTTGATCTCCAGTTTTACCTATACACTGGTTGGTATATCATCATTATATATTTCAAACAAAAACAACTATACTACCTCTTTTACTAATTATATAGAACCCAATTCAAAACTAATTTTAGAACTAAAAGAGGAATTAAAAGCTAATTCCTATAACTACCGTTTCATAGGTTCTGTTATATCTATTGATAATCAAAAAACACTAGGAAAAGTCCTCATAAATATCTCTAAAGATTCATCTCATCAAAATTTAGGTGTTGGTAATAGACTTTATACAATAAGTGAGCTTATTGAAATACAACCTCCTAAAAATCCGTATGATTTTAATTATAAGAGATACATGAGCCTGAAGGGAATAGAATATCAATTATTTCTTAATACTAAAACATATAGAGTAATTAAAACCGAAACTCACTCTTTGCTCGCTACAATAGCAAAACTCAAAAAAGACATTCAGCTTTCACTGCAACCTTATTTTTCGCATAATGTATTCGGTATTATTAACTCTCTTCTTTTAGGTGAACGAAAAGTTGTTTCCAAAAAATTATTAACCGACTACTCGCATGCCGGAGCCATTCATATTTTAGCGATTTCTGGTTTGCACGTGGGTATTCTTGTTCTATTACTAAACTACTTATCTTATCCATTACTCTTTATAAAGCATGGAAAATCATTACGATTTATTCTTCTAATCCTAACGCTATGGTTATTTGCTATTCTTACAGGATTATCAGCTTCTGTTGTGCGAGCAACCACAATGTTTTCTTTTATAGTTTTAGGTAAATATCTAAACCAAAAACAACCCATAGAAAATGCATTAATTTCCTCAATGCTCTTACTTTTACTTTGTAAGCCTACCTTTTTATTTGATGTGGGATTTCAATTAAGTTATATTGCTGTTTTGAGTATTGTAAAACTTCAACCTCTACTTTATACTATTTATACTCCAAAATATAGCATTGTCGATAAAATCTGGCAACTCACTACAGTTTCCATAACAGCTCAAATTGGAGTTCTTCCTCTAAGCTTATATTATTTTCACCAATTCCCTAGCTTATTCCTACTTTCTAATTTAATCATAGTTCCATGCTTAGGAATGATATTACTCTTTGGAATTCTTATCGTTATTCTTGCCTTGCTAAAATCTTTACCTCAATTCTTAATTTATTTCTACGAGAATATAATTCACCTTATGAATTCAGTAGTTAGTTGGATATCATCTCAAGAAAACTTTATCCTAAAAGAAATCAGCATTTCTTTTCCTGAAGTTATTTTGTATTATCTCATTATAATATTCCTCTTTCAATTTATTCGAAATAAATCAGTTAAAACTTTACTCTTCCCACTCTCTTTCATTATTTGTATTCAAACATTATACATAGTTGATAAAAACAGATACAACTCCAAAAGAGAGTTTATTATATTTCATAAGAATAACGAATCCATTATTGGTAACAGAACAAGGAATACTTTAGAAGTGTATCATACAAAAACTCATAGTGAAATTATGAAGGTCACAAGTTTAGTTAACTACACTTTAAATGAAAACATTGATTCTTCAAATGTCAACTCTTCGAAAAATATAATTGAAATAAAAGATAAGTTAGTTCTAGTAATTGATAGTTTAGGAATACATCCAAAAGCATTTCCCAAAAACTCAATTATCCTTCTTCAGTACTCTCCTAAACTTAATTTAAATCGATTGATTCAGACCTTACAGCCTCAAAAGATCATAGCAGATGGCTCAAACTATAAAAGTTATATTGAACAATGGAAACATACCTGTAAAAAACGAAAAACGCCATTTCACTCAACTAAGCAAAATGGCGCGTATATTATAAGGTATTAA